From Juglans regia cultivar Chandler chromosome 6, Walnut 2.0, whole genome shotgun sequence, the proteins below share one genomic window:
- the LOC108998423 gene encoding putative wall-associated receptor kinase-like 16, producing the protein MFSISCDDSLNATIGRNVRVTNISIEAHEMHVMALEARDCYNASGSIEFNNSTWFRAGKFTISTTKNQFTVLGCDTTGIIRWEKNEKIYSTGCRSQCNDLSTAVNGSCSGVGCCSVEFPDGLGNYNVSVFSFENHTNVWNFNPCGYAFIVKKGKFNFSTDYLQKREVRERRPMVLDWAIGEETCEKARRKPNFACHEDQNSDCHDAKTRSGYQCKCRQGYQGNPYLPHGCQDINECDNATLNKCERAEDCENTEGDHICLCPKWYHGDGTKDGGGCAPDFVLMIQIAIGTGVGFISLLVLSSWVYFVLKKRKIVKLREKFFQQNGGLILHQRLGQQEGSTETVKIFTVDELQKATKNYDESRIIGRGGFGTVYKGFLADNKIVAIKKSKIEDENQIEQFINEIVVLSQINHRHVVKLLGCCLETQVPLLVYEFVPNGTLFKHIHQESNASTFPWETRLRIAAETAEAIWYLHSAASIPIIHRDVKSTNILLDDDFTAKVSDFGTSRLVPRNQTQLATVVQGTLGYLDPEYLQTNQLTEKSDVYSFGVVLVELLTGKEALSFARSEEQRSLAMYFISSIKEERLLEILENHIVAEGNKEQIQQFVELARRCLAVKGDERPTMREVAMELEGIRKMQKHLWVNMVANSEEVEHLLGETCEANKYGESSSTITTGYHHSMNDHGTYALGDGR; encoded by the exons ATGTTCAGTATCAGTTGTGATGACTCTCTTAATGCAACGATAGGGAGAAACGTCCGTGTTACAAACATATCCATTGAGGCTCATGAAATGCATGTCATGGCACTTGAAGCCCGAGACTGTTACAATGCGTCTGGTTCCATTGAATTCAATAATTCAACCTGGTTTCGCGCAGGCAAGTTTACCATTTCTACAACCAAAAATCAGTTCACTGTTCTTGGCTGTGACACTACGGGCATTATTCGTtgggagaaaaatgaaaaaatatactcGACAGGGTGCAGATCTCAATGTAATGACCTAAGCACAGCGGTCAACGGGTCTTGCTCTGGCGTTGGGTGTTGCAGCGTAGAGTTTCCAGATGGCTTGGGAAATTATAATGTGAGTGTGTTCAGCTTTGAAAATCACACAAACGTATGGAACTTCAATCCTTGCGGCTATGCTTTTATCGTCAAAAAAGGAAAGTTCAACTTCTCCACGGATTACCTTCAGAAACGGGAAGTACGGGAAAGGCGTCCAATGGTGCTTGATTGGGCAATTGGGGAGGAAACATGCGAAAAAGCTCGGAGAAAACCGAATTTCGCATGTCATGAGGATCAGAATAGTGATTGCCATGATGCAAAAACAAGGTCGGGGTACCAGTGCAAATGCAGGCAGGGTTACCAAGGGAACCCATACCTCCCTCACGGTTGCCAAG ATATAAACGAATGTGACAATGCTACACTGAATAAATGCGAAAGAGCAGAAGACTGTGAAAACACAGAGGGCGACCATATATGTCTTTGCCCAAAGTGGTACCATGGTGATGGAACAAAAGATGGGGGAGGTTGTGCTCCGGATTTCGTACTTATGATTCAGATTGCCATTG GAACTGGAGTTGGCTTTATTTCTCTGCTTGTGCTTAGCTCTTGGGTGTACTTCGTActcaagaaaagaaagattgtCAAGCTCAGAGAGAAGTTCTTTCAACAGAATGGAGGCTTGATTTTACATCAACGACTCGGCCAACAAGAAGGATCTACAGAAACAGTCAAAATCTTTACCGTAGATGAGCTGCAGAAGGCTACCAAAAACTATGATGAGAGCAGGATAATTGGCCGAGGAGGTTTTGGTACGGTTTACAAAGGTTTTTTAGCAGACAATAAGATTGTTGCCATCAAGAAGTCCAAGATAGAGGACGAAAACCAAATTGAGCAATTCATCAACGAGATTGTTGTGCTCTCCCAAATTAATCATAGGCATGTTGTCAAACTCTTGGGATGTTGCTTAGAGACACAAGTTCCTTTGCTTGTCTACGAATTTGTCCCAAATGGCACCCTTTTTAAGCACATTCATCAGGAAAGCAATGCATCCACATTTCCATGGGAAACCCGCTTAAGGATAGCTGCAGAGACAGCTGAGGCAATATGGTATCTGCACTCTGCAGCCTCAATACCTATAATTCACAGGGATGTAAAATCAACAAACATACTGCTCGATGATGATTTCACTGCAAAAGTCTCCGACTTTGGTACTTCAAGATTGGTTCCAAGAAATCAAACGCAACTAGCCACTGTGGTGCAGGGAACTCTTGGATACCTGGATCCTGAATACTTGCAAACAAACCAATTGACAGAGAAAAGTGATGTCTATAGCTTTGGAGTTGTGCTCGTGGAGCTACTTACAGGAAAGGAGGCACTTTCATTTGCTAGGTCCGAGGAGCAAAGAAGTCTGGCtatgtattttatttcttccatAAAAGAGGAAAGATTGTTAgaaattcttgaaaatcacatagTTGCAGAAGGAAATAAGGAGCAGATCCAACAATTTGTGGAGCTTGCAAGGAGATGCTTAGCAGTAAAAGGGGATGAGAGGCCTACAATGAGGGAAGTAGCAATGGAATTAGAAGGAATAAGAAAGATGCAGAAGCATCTCTGGGTTAACATGGTAGCAAATTCGGAAGAGGTAGAACACTTGCTTGGTGAGACATGCGAGGCTAACAAATATGGGGAAAGTAGCAGTACCATAACTACTGGATATCATCATAGCATGAATGACCATGGAACATACGCCTTGGGAGATGGAAGATGA
- the LOC109017900 gene encoding putative wall-associated receptor kinase-like 16, translating into MGVLLISKLLQLISFIGVILLAMVAASAAQAKPGCDNSCGGVEIPYPFGLREGCYLDKMFNISCDEDDAIIGVNVRVTNISIEAHEMHVMALEARDCYNESGSIEFNNSTRFRAGKFTISTTKNQFTVLGCDTTGIIRWKKNEKIYSTGCRSRCNDLSTAVNGSCSGVGCCNVEFPDGLGNYNVSVSSFKNHTNVWNFNPCSYAFIVEKGKFNFSTDYLQKREQERRPMVLDWAIGSETCEEARSKPDFACHEADQKSKCYDPETRSGYQCKCKPGYQGNPYLRDGCQGAGVSFICMLVFTSWMYFVYKKRKIMKLREKFFQQNGGLILEQRLGKQEGSTETLKIFTVEQLQKATKNYDESRIIGRGGFGTVYKGFLPDNKIVAIKKSKIEDENQIEQFINEVVVLSQINHRHIVKLLGCCLETQVPLLVYEFVPNGTLFKHIHQESNASTFPWETRLRIAAETAEALWYLHSAASIPIIHRDVKSTNILLDDDFNAKVSDFGTSRLVPRDQTQLATVVQGTLGYLDPEYLQTNQLTEKSDVYSFGVVLVELLTGKEALSFARTEEQRSLAMYFISSMKEERLFEILENHIVAEGNKEQIQQFVELARSCLAVKGEERPTMKEVAMEVEGIRKMQKHPWVNLEANSEEVEHLLGETCRAYPPPLENSSTITIGYHHSMNDHATYPLGDGR; encoded by the exons ATGGGAGTACTACTGATCTCGAAGCTTTTGCAATTAATCTCATTCATTGGAGTGATATTGCTTGCGATGGTGGCAGCATCGGCAGCTCAAGCTAAGCCTGGCTGCGACAACTCTTGTGGGGGTGTAGAAATTCCATATCCATTTGGCTTGAGGGAAGGATGTTACTTGGACAAGATGTTCAATATCAGTTGTGATGAAGATGATGCAATTATAGGGGTCAACGTCCGTGTTACAAACATATCCATTGAGGCTCATGAAATGCATGTCATGGCACTTGAAGCCCGAGACTGTTACAATGAGTCGGGTTCCATTGAATTCAATAATTCAACCCGGTTTCGGGCAGGCAAGTTCACCATTTCTACAACCAAAAATCAGTTCACTGTTCTTGGCTGTGACACTACGGGCATTATTCgatggaagaaaaatgaaaaaatatactcGACAGGGTGCAGATCTCGATGTAATGACCTAAGCACAGCGGTCAACGGGTCTTGCTCTGGCGTTGGGTGTTGCAACGTAGAGTTTCCAGATGGCTTGGGAAATTATAATGTTAGTGTGTCCAGCTTTAAAAATCACACAAACGTATGGAACTTCAATCCTTGCAGCTATGCTTTTATCGTCGAAAAAGGAAAGTTCAACTTCTCTACGGATTACCTTCAGAAACGGGAACAGGAAAGGCGTCCAATGGTGCTTGATTGGGCAATTGGAAGCGAGACATGTGAAGAAGCTCGAAGTAAACCGGATTTCGCGTGTCATGAGGCCGATCAGAAAAGTAAATGCTATGACCCAGAAACAAGGTCGGGGTACCAGTGCAAGTGTAAGCCGGGTTACCAAGGGAACCCCTACCTCCGTGATGGTTGCCAag GTGCTGGAGTAAGCTTTATTTGTATGCTTGTGTTTACCTCTTGGATGTACTTCGTatacaagaaaagaaagataatgaAGCTCAGAGAAAAGTTCTTTCAACAGAATGGAGGCTTGATTTTAGAACAACGACTCGGCAAACAAGAAGGATCTACAGAAACACTCAAAATCTTTACCGTTGAACAGTTGCAGAAGGCTACCAAAAACTATGATGAGAGCAGGATAATTGGCCGAGGAGGTTTTGGTACGGTTTACAAAGGTTTTTTACCAGATAATAAGATTGTTGCCATCAAGAAGTCCAAGATAGAGGATGAAAACCAAATTGAGCAATTCATCAACGAGGTTGTTGTGCTCTCCCAAATTAATCATAGGCACATTGTCAAACTCTTGGGATGTTGTTTAGAGACACAAGTTCCATTGCTTGTCTATGAATTTGTCCCAAACGGTACCCTTTTTAAGCACATTCATCAGGAAAGCAATGCATCCACATTTCCATGGGAAACCCGCTTGAGGATAGCTGCAGAAACAGCTGAGGCACTATGGTATCTACACTCTGCAGCCTCAATACCTATAATTCACCGGGATGTAAAATCAACAAATATATTGCTTGATGATGATTTCAATGCAAAAGTCTCTGACTTTGGAACTTCAAGATTGGTTCCAAGAGATCAAACGCAACTAGCCACTGTGGTGCAGGGAACTCTTGGATACTTGGATCCTGAATACTTACAAACAAACCAATTGACAGAGAAAAGTGATGTCTATAGCTTTGGAGTGGTGCTCGTGGAACTACTTACAGGAAAGGAGGCACTTTCATTTGCTAGGACCGAGGAGCAAAGAAGTCTAGCCATGTATTTCATTTCTTCCATGAAAGAGGaaagattgtttgaaattcttgaaaatcacatagTTGCAGAAGGAAATAAGGAGCAGATCCAACAGTTTGTGGAGCTTGCAAGGAGCTGCTTAGCAGTAAAAGGGGAGGAGAGGCCTACAATGAAGGAAGTAGCAATGGAAGTAGAAGGAATAAGAAAGATGCAAAAGCATCCCTGGGTTAACTTGGAAGCAAATTCGGAAGAGGTCGAACACTTGCTTGGTGAGACATGCAGGGCTTACCCCCCCCCTCTGGAAAATAGCAGTACTATAACTATTGGATATCATCATAGCATGAATGACCATGCAACATACCCCTTGGGAGATGGAAGATGA
- the LOC108981286 gene encoding uncharacterized protein LOC108981286: MYLGVTLVTGWLTARNLELLVNKIQNKVAVLNVPKVLLSKLNSILSTFFWGEYNGKLKHKWVSWSTICKPTNEGGLGLRDFNEMQSSMHKKLVWRLLTLDNLWTQFFRAKYAKEGGLVMAASRANGSQFWKALMQVFPAVYDHTKALVKDFWVGNAWDENALIEMIGENRALEVVHSVKAGKEGSDVYIWEPTQNGIFTTASTWDIIRTRGSVLWVSLLPRDVIVVSMVALRLWIMCYALGKLLRQSGNELHLH; encoded by the exons ATGTATTTAGGAGTAACTCTGGTGACAGGCTGGCTTACAGCAAGAAATTTGGAACTGTTGGTGAACAAAATTCAGAACAAGGTGGCAG TTCTCAATGTTCCAAAGGTCCTTTTATCCAAGCTTAATTCCATTCTCTCAACATTCTTTTGGGGTGAGTATAATGGTAAATTGAAGCACAAGTGGGTCTCTTGGTCAACTATCTGCAAACCGACCAATGAAGGAGGGTTAGGACTTCGTGACTTCAATGAAATGCAGAGTTCTATGCATAAGAAGCTTGTGTGGCGTCTCCTTACGTTGGATAATCTCTGGACGCAGTTCTTTCGAGCTAAGTATGCGAAGGAAGGCGGCCTGGTCATGGCAGCTTCACGGGCTAATGGCTCACAGTTCTGGAAAGCACTTATGCAGGTGTTCCCAGCGGTCTATGATCACACAAAG GCTTTAGTTAAAGATTTTTGGGTTGGTAATGCTTgggatgagaatgctcttattgAAATGATTGGAGAAAACAGAGCTCTTGAGGTGGTACACTCGGTTAAGGCTGGTAAAGAGGGCTCTGATGTTTATATTTGGGAACCGACTCAAAATGGAATTTTCACCACTGCCTCAACATGGGATATTATTCGA ACGCGCGGATCAGTTCTATGGGTGTCCCTCTTGCCTCGCGATGTGATTGTTGTATCAATGGTTGCATTGAGACTTTGGATCATGTGTTATGCACTGGGAAAATTGCTAAGGCAGTCTGGGAACGAGCTGCATCTGCACTAG